Sequence from the Saccharopolyspora pogona genome:
GCATCTGCGGCTTCGGACCGTCTCGCTGGCATCATCGAGGCCCTGGAGCAAGCGGTCGAGGACATCGCCGCCTACAACGAACGCCTGTGAGCGATGTCGGCGCTCACCGAGACCATCAGCAAGCTCCACAGCGCCCTCAGTGTCCTCCCCGACGGGGCAGTTCAGGAGGCGCACCAGCGGCTGGCCGACGATCTTCTTCCGCGACTGGCGGCCTTGGCCGCCGGCACCCATCAAGCCAGCCGCCTTGCCGCAGCACACGTCCGGCTGGCCGCGCTGCCCGTCGAGCTGGACCAGGTTCGGGACCTCCTGCAGACCGTGCGGAGCCACACCGAGGAATGGATCAACCAGCACGGCGGCACCGCAGCGGTCTCCGCGGCATCGTCCCGGCCTGCGGCGGCCCTCGGTACCTCGGAGCGAACGACCGCGGGGCGGGTTGCTGCCTATCGCGCCCGGCTGGAGCATCCCTGGCCGTACGGCAAGCCTCTCCAGGGGTGGCGGCTGGCGGGTGGCGACGGTTCGAGTGATCGGGAGCTGGCCAGTGGGACCAAACTGGCCTCCGGCCAGACCGACCCGTCTTACACCGCCGCGGTCCAGCGCGCCCGTGAACTCGGGTTGGCTCGCGGCGGCTTCGTGCCTGACATCGCCCGGCACATCGAGATCAAAGAAGCCTCCACGATGACCGCGGGCGAGACCCGGACCATCGTGATCGGTATGAAGGGAAGCGCACGTCGTGACGATCCAAGCCCAGTACTGGGCCTACGAACCCGACCAGCCGCCCGCCGAGCACGTCGCCGAGCTGGCCACACCCGAGCAGGTGCGCGAGTTCGTGACGCTGCTGTCCAGCGACCAGGTCAGCGACGCCCTGCTCACCCATACCCAGCGCCCCCGGATGGAGACGCTGATCCCGGACGAGGACGACCCCGATGCGTTCCTGACCGTGCCGGACCACTCCGTGATCGCCGGCGTCCACGGTGACCGCGGCGCGCTGTCCTACCAGGGCAACGACGGCCACGGCACTGAGCCGGTACACCTCTACAGCCACGGAGACGGTCCCGAGCGGCCCGTGTTGTACGAAACCGACGAATTCCCCCCGCACTGCGAAGTCACCATCGACGCGATCGCGGAGGCGTTGATCGCGTTCCTGCGGACCGCCAAGCGTCCGGCCACGCTGACCTGGCAACCCGCACACGACTGCGCCCGCCAGTGATCCCGTCGGTGGCATGCCGCCGAGCATCGATCGAACGGATGTGCGAGCGTCTGGGTGCGGGTGAAATTCGAGTCGGACGGGGAGGTCGTGGTGGCAGTCAAGATCGTCCACACGACGCGGTCACAAGAGGTGCGGTTCGGTGATCGGGCAACGGCCCAGCACTACGCCGCCCAGTAAGGCGGACTTGACGCATGGCGGGTCCTGCCGGTCCTGGGGGCACCTGCCCGGCGGGAGCCGAACGGGCAGCCGTGACGCCTACCGCCGCTGACCGCAAGCGAGTAAGCCGTTGGCCAGCGCTCACTCGCCTCGGCCCGCTGGGGCAGAGTGCGCGACCCGGCCAGGCGATGCCTCGTGCACATCTGCGGATTCCCGAGCAGAGAATTCAAGGTTGATATGTCTGTATCCCTCCGGTCCCGTCGGTGTGCAAGGTTATCGTGGGCCTGCTGTCGAGCAGCATCGCAAACAATGGCCCTACGCTCTAGAATAGGAATCGAGTCCGATGCGCGTCCCCGATGAGCATATAACCGACCGCCGAGGAGTCGCGATAATCAATGATGTCGTGCATACGGAGCTCGAATGGATCTTTCGGGCGGGGTAAACGTCCTGGACGATTTCTCGGTG
This genomic interval carries:
- a CDS encoding Imm1 family immunity protein, whose amino-acid sequence is MTIQAQYWAYEPDQPPAEHVAELATPEQVREFVTLLSSDQVSDALLTHTQRPRMETLIPDEDDPDAFLTVPDHSVIAGVHGDRGALSYQGNDGHGTEPVHLYSHGDGPERPVLYETDEFPPHCEVTIDAIAEALIAFLRTAKRPATLTWQPAHDCARQ